A portion of the Hymenobacter gelipurpurascens genome contains these proteins:
- a CDS encoding GNAT family N-acetyltransferase, with protein MTIRTISADELPRYLESLTQLLQDAVDTGASVGFLPPLAPAVATDFWNGVADALQTGHRLLWIAEQDGRALGTVQLDLATKPNGLHRAEVAKLLVHTQARRQGIAQQLMRTLEAEAQRLQRTTLVLDTLQGEPSELLYQQLGYTAAGAIPAFARVASGALEPTVVYYKLLA; from the coding sequence ATGACTATCCGAACGATATCTGCCGACGAGCTGCCGCGGTACCTGGAAAGCCTGACGCAGCTGCTACAAGATGCCGTAGACACCGGCGCCTCTGTCGGGTTTCTGCCGCCACTTGCCCCAGCAGTAGCTACTGATTTCTGGAACGGCGTAGCCGATGCCCTGCAAACCGGCCACCGCCTTCTCTGGATTGCCGAGCAAGATGGCCGCGCGCTGGGCACCGTACAGCTAGATTTAGCCACCAAACCCAACGGCCTGCACCGCGCCGAAGTCGCCAAGCTGCTCGTGCACACGCAAGCCCGGCGGCAAGGCATTGCCCAGCAACTCATGCGGACCCTGGAAGCAGAAGCCCAACGGCTGCAGCGCACCACACTGGTGCTGGACACCTTGCAAGGTGAGCCGTCGGAACTGCTGTATCAGCAGTTAGGCTACACGGCAGCAGGCGCTATTCCAGCTTTTGCCCGCGTGGCCAGCGGCGCACTAGAGCCAACGGTGGTGTACTACAAGCTCCTGGCCTAG
- a CDS encoding M28 family peptidase encodes MYLSRLAPAALAALLMLTGCPEKKSTTETAETLEQPAVPKAPAFNADSAYAFTAKQVAFGPRVPNTPAHVKTADWIIAKFKALGLSVKEQPFQAMAFDGKMLRSRNIIAQYQPQATRRVAIFSHWDTRPFADKDKTNKNAPLDGASDGASGVGIALEMARVLAAQKDSLAPGVGVDFILFDSEDYGYDGSTQSEKENLLARQEAAGESSWCLGSQYWAKNILPVGYKPSYGILLDMVGAKNAKFSREELSRQQARDVVDKVWNTASQLGFSDYFLFNDSYGITDDHVYTNKAGVRTIDIIDHVPVGEEYFPAYHHTTQDNMSIIDKRTLKAVGQTVLTTIYGE; translated from the coding sequence ATGTACCTCTCCCGTCTTGCTCCTGCCGCGCTGGCTGCTCTCCTGATGCTTACCGGCTGTCCGGAAAAGAAAAGCACCACCGAAACGGCCGAAACGCTCGAGCAGCCCGCCGTGCCGAAAGCCCCGGCCTTCAACGCCGACTCTGCCTATGCCTTCACGGCTAAGCAGGTGGCCTTTGGACCGCGCGTGCCCAACACTCCAGCGCACGTAAAAACCGCCGACTGGATCATTGCCAAGTTCAAGGCCCTGGGCCTATCGGTGAAGGAGCAGCCGTTTCAGGCTATGGCGTTTGATGGCAAAATGCTGCGCTCCCGCAACATCATTGCCCAATACCAGCCGCAGGCTACGCGCCGCGTCGCCATTTTCAGCCACTGGGATACGCGCCCCTTCGCCGACAAAGACAAGACCAACAAGAATGCCCCGCTCGATGGCGCTTCTGATGGCGCCAGCGGCGTGGGTATTGCTCTAGAAATGGCCCGCGTGCTAGCCGCCCAAAAAGATAGCCTTGCCCCAGGCGTGGGTGTCGATTTTATTCTCTTCGACTCTGAAGATTACGGCTACGACGGCAGCACGCAAAGCGAAAAGGAGAACCTGCTGGCTCGCCAGGAGGCCGCTGGCGAATCGAGCTGGTGCCTGGGCTCGCAGTATTGGGCCAAAAACATTCTGCCCGTTGGCTACAAGCCCAGCTACGGCATTCTGCTGGATATGGTAGGAGCCAAAAACGCCAAGTTCAGCCGTGAAGAACTCTCCCGCCAGCAGGCCCGCGACGTGGTGGATAAGGTCTGGAATACGGCCTCGCAGCTCGGCTTCTCCGACTACTTCCTCTTTAACGACAGCTACGGCATCACCGATGACCACGTGTACACCAACAAAGCCGGCGTGCGCACCATCGATATCATCGACCACGTGCCGGTAGGAGAAGAGTACTTCCCCGCTTACCACCACACCACGCAGGACAACATGAGCATCATCGACAAACGGACGCTCAAAGCCGTAGGCCAGACCGTGCTCACCACCATTTACGGCGAGTAA
- the cysS gene encoding cysteine--tRNA ligase, protein MQHPLSLYNTLTRRKALFEPLHAPFVGVYLCGPTVYNEAHIGNARGPVVFDVLTRYLRHLGYTVRYVRNITDVGHLEGDADEGEDKIGKIARARQVEPMQVAEGYTNLYQTHVEALGCLPPDITPRASGHIIEQIQMIEEIIGNGFAYESNGSVYFDVPAYNAAGRGYGKLSNRVVEELLAGSRDNLAGQEEKRSPLDFALWKKADERHLMRWPSPWSDGFPGWHLECSAMSRKYLGAEFDIHGGGLDLMFPHHECEIAQSQACNHPTNEAQVWMHNNMITVNGQKMSKSLGNFITISQLFEGSNNTLAQAYSPMTARFFLLQAHYRSTVDITDEGLQAARKGYRKLMNGLRLLEKLDEASLSPEVIKARTVQPLTEGQAPDTTKADDELRKLVADCFAGLNDDLNTAKAIASLFNLLRKLNGFAANPATLATVSSAALQEATQAYQTLVQDVLGLVDEPRASAEDLLRLTLEFYQEAKVTKAYDKVDQIRAALKEQGIVVKDTKAGIDWAYSEE, encoded by the coding sequence ATGCAGCACCCACTCTCGCTCTACAACACCCTCACCCGCCGGAAAGCCCTGTTTGAACCGCTCCACGCTCCTTTCGTGGGAGTGTACCTGTGCGGACCAACGGTGTATAACGAAGCCCATATTGGCAACGCCCGCGGACCGGTGGTGTTTGATGTGCTGACGCGCTACCTGCGCCACCTAGGTTACACTGTGCGCTACGTGCGCAACATCACCGACGTAGGCCACTTGGAAGGCGACGCCGACGAAGGAGAAGACAAAATCGGGAAGATTGCTCGCGCCCGTCAGGTAGAGCCCATGCAGGTAGCTGAAGGCTATACCAACCTCTACCAAACGCACGTGGAGGCCCTAGGCTGCTTGCCCCCCGATATTACGCCCCGCGCCAGCGGCCATATTATAGAGCAGATTCAGATGATTGAGGAAATCATCGGGAATGGCTTTGCCTATGAGTCCAATGGCTCGGTGTACTTTGATGTACCGGCCTACAACGCCGCCGGCCGTGGCTACGGCAAGCTCTCCAACCGCGTGGTAGAGGAACTGCTGGCTGGCTCCCGCGACAATCTCGCTGGCCAGGAAGAGAAGCGCAGCCCCCTTGATTTTGCCCTTTGGAAGAAGGCCGATGAGCGCCACCTGATGCGCTGGCCCTCGCCTTGGAGCGACGGTTTCCCGGGCTGGCACCTCGAGTGCTCGGCCATGAGCCGCAAGTACCTCGGCGCCGAATTCGACATTCATGGCGGTGGTCTAGACCTGATGTTTCCACACCACGAGTGCGAAATTGCCCAAAGCCAGGCCTGCAACCACCCCACCAACGAGGCACAGGTGTGGATGCACAACAACATGATTACGGTGAATGGCCAGAAGATGAGCAAGTCGCTCGGCAACTTCATCACCATCAGTCAGCTGTTCGAGGGCTCCAACAACACCCTGGCACAGGCCTACTCGCCCATGACGGCCCGTTTCTTCCTGCTCCAGGCCCATTATCGCAGCACCGTGGATATCACGGATGAAGGCTTGCAAGCTGCCCGCAAAGGCTACCGCAAGCTGATGAATGGCCTACGCCTCCTCGAAAAGCTCGACGAAGCCAGTCTGTCGCCGGAAGTTATCAAGGCCCGCACCGTGCAGCCACTCACGGAAGGCCAGGCCCCTGATACCACAAAGGCCGACGACGAGCTGCGCAAGCTGGTAGCCGACTGCTTTGCGGGCCTTAATGATGACCTGAACACCGCCAAGGCCATTGCCAGCCTGTTTAATCTGCTGCGCAAGCTCAATGGTTTCGCGGCTAACCCCGCCACATTGGCTACGGTAAGCTCGGCGGCTTTGCAGGAAGCCACTCAGGCCTACCAGACCCTTGTGCAAGATGTGCTAGGCCTAGTAGACGAGCCCCGCGCCAGCGCCGAAGACCTACTGCGCCTCACGCTGGAGTTCTATCAGGAAGCCAAAGTCACGAAGGCCTACGATAAAGTAGACCAAATTCGGGCGGCACTCAAAGAGCAAGGCATTGTGGTGAAAGATACCAAAGCCGGCATCGACTGGGCCTACAGCGAAGAGTAA
- a CDS encoding endonuclease/exonuclease/phosphatase family protein — MRRSFAFKCTVLVILWLLAAIACVQIPGYAFWPAAFGALTLPAALVLNLLLAFYWLLRDWRVAALPLAVAFLTWPHFQRGLAVHPLRVVSAAEGQPGQKVRVLSSNVRIFNVYPQLRDAGLKSSRNMVKFLAESPADVLCLQEFYNEPAGTRSQDGNVFRTVEKIGKDAGRESFLSKTLTNTAGAEFGMAIFSRFPIVNKGTIQFGKLSQNHAMWVDLRLPSQDTIRVYNFHLQSMSMDERDIVDSYSSKAGLRRKGVGLLRRFKRGLVARNAQVDTLINRFELCPYPILMCADLNDVPYSYSYDQLADRFQNAWATVGNGVGSTYNGKLPFVRIDNQFAGPEFQVDDFWVHYEIPYSDHFPTMASYRLVKK, encoded by the coding sequence GTGCGTCGTTCGTTTGCTTTCAAGTGTACTGTACTCGTAATTCTGTGGCTGCTGGCGGCCATTGCCTGCGTGCAGATTCCGGGGTACGCGTTCTGGCCAGCTGCTTTCGGCGCCCTCACGCTGCCGGCGGCTCTGGTCCTCAATCTGCTGCTGGCTTTCTACTGGCTCCTGCGCGACTGGCGGGTAGCAGCGCTACCCTTGGCCGTGGCGTTTCTTACCTGGCCCCACTTCCAGCGTGGCCTGGCGGTGCACCCGTTGCGGGTAGTATCGGCCGCCGAAGGCCAGCCGGGCCAGAAGGTGCGCGTGCTGTCTTCCAATGTGCGCATCTTTAATGTGTACCCACAGCTGCGCGATGCCGGCCTGAAATCCTCCCGAAACATGGTGAAATTTCTGGCCGAGAGCCCCGCCGATGTGCTGTGCCTGCAGGAGTTCTATAATGAGCCCGCCGGTACTCGTTCGCAAGACGGCAACGTGTTCCGGACCGTAGAGAAAATTGGGAAGGATGCCGGTAGGGAATCTTTCCTCTCAAAAACGCTCACGAATACTGCCGGTGCCGAATTTGGAATGGCCATTTTCTCGCGTTTTCCCATCGTTAATAAAGGCACCATCCAATTCGGTAAGCTCAGCCAGAACCACGCCATGTGGGTTGATTTGCGCCTGCCTTCCCAGGATACTATTCGGGTGTACAACTTCCATTTGCAGAGCATGAGCATGGATGAGCGCGACATCGTGGATAGTTACTCCAGCAAGGCCGGGCTCCGACGCAAGGGCGTAGGCCTGTTGCGCCGCTTCAAGCGGGGCCTGGTGGCTCGCAATGCCCAGGTCGATACACTGATCAATCGGTTTGAGCTTTGTCCGTACCCCATCCTGATGTGCGCCGACCTCAACGACGTGCCCTACAGCTACAGCTACGACCAGCTGGCCGACCGTTTCCAGAACGCCTGGGCTACGGTAGGAAACGGCGTGGGCAGCACCTACAACGGAAAGCTCCCCTTCGTACGCATCGACAACCAGTTTGCTGGCCCCGAGTTCCAGGTTGACGATTTCTGGGTGCATTACGAAATTCCCTACTCCGACCACTTTCCAACCATGGCGAGCTACCGGCTGGTGAAGAAGTAG
- a CDS encoding DUF7948 domain-containing protein translates to MPVFTFRLYLLLGLLGLPALSTTLQAKPTTSAVAPAPKGLEFVQNKGQWDAQAHFAADLPAGRLFLTSTGFSYSFADPVALRAYHEHKRTDATPPGQRGLRTHSYRVSFEGGNSKAIIEGEEATAEVRNYFLGKDPSHWASQVGSFRQVRYRAVYPGIDVHLYENASQTLEYDFTVRAGAKPEAIRLRYQGAQSVSLTPEGGLRIRTSVGDVLEQAPKAWQIRPNGEQVPVECAFQLRDNVLSFRLGNYDRKLPLIIDPTVVFSSFTGSTADNWGFTATYDAQGNMYSGGVAFSLGYPTTTGAVQTTFAGIADIAIIKYNTAVAGSTSRLYATYLGGGQVEVPHSLVVNNRNELVILGTTGSNNYPVTTKAFARSFSGGQFTDPLNEGSAEYLQYANGSDLVISTLSANGGTLVASTYLGGSANDGLNLTGSLVNNYGDQFRGDVITDSDNNVYLASTTLSTNFPTRNGFGTTAPVGANAVVSKLTADLSTLVWSNYLGGSGAEAAYSIQLGPARSVVVAGGTTSTNFPVTAGSLMTTAPAGVNGFVARIAPAGNSITQATYIGTPGNDQAYFAQLDADDNVYLLGQSSGNYPVTAGRYSRAGSHQFIHKLNPTLSQTAYSTVFGTGRLSYDFSPTAFLVDDCERIYVCGWGGSTNAGYGLGSSSTTGLPVTNDAVQRNTDGSDFYLAEFTPGMASLEYATFFGENGGRGEHVDGGTSRFDKRGMVYQAVCGGCSGTQGFPVPPGASYYSTRNGSFNCNNAAFKMDFGIVVADPGLARYVCASSAPIVLGGSPAGGTWSGPGVSANPGGGFRFTPTAGLVGRQVLTYAVASTGICVSRRPLRITVLPDVAVSIAPIPELCIDATNITVQATPTGGTWSGPGVLGNIFSPRQAGVGTHTITYTMSDTLGCGVATRQIIVRALPQVTAGAPLTLCAYETQAIQLLGASPAGGTWSGPGVTPSGLFTPPNTNLKGANITLTYSYNQNGCVATATKQIVLAPSPTSSFPLNVPECISAPQYTGLAPFTHQFEPVLAGGIYEWDFGDGSPKSTEASPSHVFEQPGTYNVKLVARYANCTVETGFVPVVVGDVFVPNIITPGDDNKNDTFIPRFSCQPATLRIFSRWGNKVYETANYRNDWRGENLPDGMYYYHLRDAEGRSVKGWVQVKR, encoded by the coding sequence ATGCCCGTTTTTACGTTTCGCCTTTACTTATTACTCGGTTTACTAGGCCTACCGGCACTTTCCACTACCCTTCAGGCCAAACCCACTACCTCAGCCGTTGCGCCTGCGCCTAAGGGCCTGGAGTTTGTGCAGAACAAGGGCCAGTGGGATGCCCAGGCGCACTTCGCGGCCGATCTGCCCGCCGGTCGTCTGTTCCTGACCAGCACAGGCTTCAGCTACTCCTTCGCCGACCCGGTTGCCCTTCGTGCTTATCACGAGCACAAGCGCACCGACGCTACCCCCCCTGGCCAGCGTGGCCTACGCACCCATTCGTACCGAGTGAGCTTCGAGGGCGGCAACTCCAAGGCTATTATTGAAGGAGAAGAAGCCACCGCTGAGGTTCGCAACTATTTCCTGGGCAAAGACCCCAGCCACTGGGCCAGCCAGGTAGGCAGCTTCCGGCAGGTGCGGTACCGCGCTGTGTATCCGGGCATTGATGTGCATCTGTATGAAAACGCGTCCCAGACGCTGGAATACGACTTTACCGTACGCGCTGGCGCCAAGCCGGAAGCCATCCGGTTGCGCTACCAAGGCGCTCAGTCTGTAAGCCTGACGCCGGAAGGTGGCCTACGCATCCGGACTTCGGTGGGCGACGTGCTGGAACAGGCGCCGAAGGCCTGGCAAATCCGCCCCAATGGTGAGCAGGTGCCCGTAGAGTGCGCCTTTCAGCTCCGCGACAATGTGCTTTCCTTCCGCCTAGGCAACTACGACCGGAAGCTGCCGCTAATCATCGACCCGACTGTGGTCTTCTCCTCGTTCACGGGTTCTACGGCCGATAACTGGGGCTTCACGGCTACTTACGATGCCCAGGGCAATATGTACTCGGGCGGCGTAGCCTTTAGTCTGGGCTACCCTACTACCACCGGGGCAGTACAAACTACCTTCGCGGGCATAGCCGATATTGCCATCATTAAGTACAATACAGCCGTGGCCGGCAGTACCTCTCGTCTGTACGCCACTTACTTAGGCGGGGGCCAGGTAGAGGTGCCACACAGCTTGGTAGTAAATAACCGCAACGAACTGGTGATTCTGGGCACCACGGGCTCTAACAATTACCCGGTAACGACTAAGGCCTTTGCTCGCAGCTTCAGTGGTGGCCAGTTCACGGACCCACTCAATGAGGGCAGCGCAGAGTACCTGCAATATGCCAACGGCTCCGACTTGGTTATCTCGACGCTCAGCGCCAACGGTGGCACGCTGGTGGCCTCTACCTATTTGGGCGGCAGCGCCAACGACGGCCTGAACCTAACGGGCAGCCTCGTGAACAACTACGGCGACCAGTTTCGGGGCGACGTCATTACCGACTCGGACAACAACGTGTACCTGGCGTCTACCACGCTCAGCACCAACTTCCCGACCCGCAATGGCTTTGGCACTACCGCCCCAGTAGGCGCGAATGCGGTGGTGAGCAAGCTTACAGCCGATCTGAGCACCTTGGTGTGGAGCAACTATCTGGGCGGCAGTGGTGCTGAGGCCGCTTACTCCATTCAGCTGGGCCCGGCCCGCTCCGTAGTAGTAGCAGGCGGCACCACCAGCACCAACTTCCCCGTCACGGCCGGCAGCCTCATGACCACGGCTCCGGCGGGCGTAAACGGGTTTGTGGCCCGCATTGCGCCGGCCGGCAACTCCATTACCCAGGCCACCTACATCGGTACCCCTGGCAACGACCAAGCGTATTTTGCGCAGCTTGATGCCGATGACAACGTGTACCTGCTGGGCCAAAGCTCCGGCAACTACCCCGTCACGGCTGGGCGCTACTCGCGGGCGGGCAGCCACCAGTTCATCCATAAGCTCAACCCGACGCTCAGCCAAACGGCCTACTCCACTGTATTCGGTACCGGCCGACTTTCCTACGACTTCTCTCCCACTGCTTTCCTGGTTGATGACTGCGAGAGAATCTACGTGTGCGGCTGGGGCGGAAGCACCAATGCTGGCTACGGCCTCGGCAGCAGCTCTACTACTGGCCTACCCGTCACCAACGATGCAGTACAGCGCAACACCGACGGCTCCGATTTCTACTTGGCCGAGTTTACGCCCGGCATGGCCAGCCTCGAATACGCTACATTCTTCGGAGAGAATGGCGGCCGCGGGGAGCACGTAGATGGCGGCACCTCCCGCTTCGATAAACGGGGCATGGTGTATCAGGCCGTGTGCGGTGGCTGTAGTGGCACCCAAGGCTTTCCGGTTCCGCCCGGCGCTTCCTACTACAGCACCCGCAATGGCAGCTTTAACTGCAACAATGCGGCTTTCAAGATGGATTTTGGGATTGTAGTAGCCGACCCTGGCCTAGCGCGCTACGTGTGCGCCAGTAGCGCGCCCATTGTGTTGGGCGGCAGCCCGGCCGGCGGCACCTGGAGCGGCCCCGGCGTATCGGCCAACCCCGGCGGCGGTTTCCGCTTCACCCCCACCGCCGGTCTGGTAGGCCGCCAGGTGCTCACCTATGCCGTAGCCTCCACGGGTATCTGCGTCAGTCGGCGCCCATTGCGCATTACCGTGTTGCCAGATGTAGCGGTTAGCATTGCGCCAATTCCCGAGTTGTGCATTGATGCTACCAATATAACGGTGCAGGCTACACCCACGGGGGGCACCTGGAGCGGCCCCGGTGTACTGGGCAATATATTCAGTCCGCGCCAAGCCGGGGTCGGTACGCACACCATTACCTATACCATGTCCGATACGCTGGGTTGCGGCGTGGCCACCCGGCAGATCATAGTACGTGCCCTCCCGCAGGTAACAGCTGGTGCCCCTCTCACGCTATGCGCCTACGAAACGCAGGCTATTCAGCTCTTGGGAGCTAGCCCGGCGGGTGGCACCTGGAGCGGCCCCGGCGTGACGCCTAGCGGTTTGTTTACGCCACCCAACACCAACCTGAAAGGCGCAAACATCACACTTACCTATTCTTATAATCAGAATGGGTGCGTGGCAACAGCCACTAAGCAGATAGTGCTAGCGCCGTCTCCCACGAGCAGTTTTCCGCTGAATGTGCCAGAATGCATTTCTGCCCCACAGTACACTGGCCTAGCCCCCTTCACCCACCAGTTTGAGCCGGTACTAGCAGGAGGCATCTATGAGTGGGACTTCGGTGATGGTTCTCCTAAATCCACGGAGGCCTCGCCCAGTCATGTATTTGAGCAACCTGGCACTTACAACGTCAAGCTGGTAGCACGCTACGCCAATTGCACGGTAGAAACCGGCTTTGTACCGGTAGTAGTCGGCGACGTATTTGTCCCCAACATCATCACGCCCGGCGACGACAACAAGAACGATACGTTTATCCCGCGCTTCAGCTGCCAGCCCGCCACGTTGCGCATCTTTTCCCGTTGGGGTAATAAGGTGTATGAAACCGCCAACTACCGCAACGACTGGCGCGGCGAGAACCTGCCCGATGGCATGTATTACTATCACTTGCGCGATGCGGAAGGCCGTTCCGTAAAAGGGTGGGTACAGGTGAAGCGCTAG
- a CDS encoding ribosome maturation factor RimP — protein MQLDQAQLSEMLRDSLPTDGSLFVVSLTVSDAIRPKVTVTLDGEQGFGIDECAQVSRRFARRIEEAYGEEASYTLEVTSPGADQPLRDPRQYTRHVGRTLSLKMTDGTEKTGALEAIETDGIQLAEVIKEKSKKKTLPTTLIPFQDIQEARVVISFK, from the coding sequence ATGCAACTCGACCAAGCACAACTTTCCGAAATGCTCCGCGACAGCCTACCCACTGATGGGAGTCTGTTCGTAGTGTCTCTGACCGTCTCGGATGCCATCCGGCCCAAAGTGACCGTAACTCTGGATGGGGAGCAGGGCTTTGGTATTGACGAGTGCGCGCAGGTAAGCCGCCGGTTTGCCCGCCGCATTGAGGAGGCCTACGGCGAAGAAGCCAGCTATACGCTGGAAGTCACCTCCCCCGGTGCCGACCAGCCCCTGCGCGATCCACGGCAGTACACCCGCCACGTAGGCCGCACACTCAGCCTCAAGATGACCGACGGCACCGAGAAAACCGGAGCCCTCGAGGCTATTGAGACCGATGGCATTCAGTTGGCGGAAGTAATCAAAGAGAAATCCAAAAAGAAAACATTGCCCACTACCCTGATTCCTTTCCAGGATATTCAGGAGGCCCGGGTAGTCATTTCGTTTAAATAA
- the nusA gene encoding transcription termination factor NusA, whose product MNSNVLIESFAEFARSKNIDRPTMMSILEEVFRTMIRKKYDDDSNFDVILNVDKGDLEIYRNREIVDDNSEDIWDLDKIPLAEAQKIEPDYEVGESVAEEIKLEDFGRRAVLMARQTLIQRVKDLERDNLYQAYKDQVGEVVVGEVYQVWSREALILDKDENELVLPKAEQIPKDRYRKGDTVRAVVHRVEVINGTPKIILSRAAPAFLERLMEQEVPEIFDGLITIKNIVREPGERAKVAVESYDDRIDPVGACVGMKGSRIHAVVRELENENIDIINYTNNLELYIQRALSPAKIGSMKINEQTGRVSVFLKPDQVSLAIGRGGANIKLASRLVGMEIDVFREAEDFEEDIALSEFTDEIEGWVIEELKKIGLDTGRAVLAVNKEDLVRRTELEEETVEDLFRVIRQEFEEQEEQEEDEQAETQNSGDAQ is encoded by the coding sequence ATGAACAGCAACGTCCTGATTGAATCATTTGCCGAGTTCGCCCGGTCCAAGAACATTGACCGCCCCACGATGATGAGCATCCTGGAGGAGGTGTTCCGTACGATGATTCGCAAGAAATATGACGACGATTCCAACTTCGACGTCATCCTGAACGTGGACAAGGGCGACCTGGAAATCTACCGAAACCGCGAAATCGTGGACGACAACTCGGAAGATATTTGGGACCTGGACAAAATTCCGTTGGCCGAAGCGCAGAAAATCGAGCCCGACTATGAAGTAGGCGAATCGGTGGCTGAGGAAATCAAGCTCGAAGACTTTGGTCGCCGGGCCGTGCTTATGGCTCGCCAGACGCTGATTCAGCGCGTGAAGGACCTAGAGCGCGACAACCTCTACCAGGCCTACAAGGACCAGGTTGGGGAAGTAGTTGTGGGCGAAGTATATCAGGTGTGGAGCCGCGAAGCGCTCATTCTGGATAAGGATGAGAACGAGCTGGTGCTGCCGAAAGCTGAGCAGATTCCGAAGGACCGCTACCGTAAAGGTGATACTGTGCGTGCCGTTGTGCATCGCGTAGAGGTCATCAATGGCACACCCAAAATTATCCTATCCCGCGCTGCTCCCGCTTTCCTGGAGCGCCTGATGGAGCAGGAAGTGCCCGAAATTTTCGATGGCCTCATCACCATCAAGAATATTGTGCGCGAACCCGGCGAGCGAGCCAAAGTAGCCGTAGAAAGCTACGATGACCGTATTGACCCGGTAGGTGCCTGCGTGGGCATGAAAGGCTCCCGCATTCATGCGGTGGTGCGTGAGCTCGAAAACGAGAACATCGACATCATCAACTACACCAACAACCTGGAGCTGTATATCCAGCGGGCGTTGTCGCCGGCGAAGATTGGCTCCATGAAGATAAACGAACAAACTGGCCGGGTTTCTGTGTTCTTGAAGCCAGACCAGGTTTCGTTGGCCATCGGCCGCGGCGGTGCCAACATCAAGCTAGCTTCACGGCTGGTAGGTATGGAAATCGACGTATTCCGCGAAGCTGAAGATTTTGAAGAGGATATCGCACTTAGCGAGTTCACCGATGAAATCGAAGGCTGGGTTATTGAAGAGCTCAAGAAGATTGGGCTTGACACTGGCCGCGCTGTACTAGCCGTTAATAAAGAGGACCTCGTGCGTCGGACAGAACTGGAAGAAGAAACCGTGGAAGATCTCTTCCGTGTGATTCGCCAGGAGTTTGAAGAGCAGGAGGAACAAGAGGAAGACGAGCAGGCAGAAACTCAAAATTCCGGCGACGCGCAATGA